The Cellulophaga sp. L1A9 genome window below encodes:
- a CDS encoding DNA/RNA non-specific endonuclease: MKNKTIYSLLMVVCLVGFWLFENFYTPDTYTAPEGEEPIVEIPFDFLPSSTTGEIVQHNYFTLSYSEKHEQAEWVAYQLDRNQLTYDDRTRPYFIEDPKVSTKSADYKNYKRSGYDRGHLCPAGDRRFSEYAYNETFYTSNISPQNREFNAGIWNELENTVRYWTKKYDGVYVITAGVLNNGLDAIGDEDVSVPDYFYKIVARKDGQEIKAIAFLFKNKESSSALKSHVVTIDEIEQKTGIDFFEKLPDTTEDKFESTVVLKDWKF; encoded by the coding sequence ATGAAAAATAAAACAATATATTCTCTATTAATGGTAGTATGCCTTGTTGGTTTTTGGTTGTTTGAAAACTTCTATACACCAGATACGTATACAGCTCCAGAAGGAGAAGAGCCCATAGTTGAAATTCCTTTTGATTTTCTTCCTAGTTCTACAACAGGAGAGATTGTTCAACATAATTATTTTACACTGTCCTATAGTGAAAAGCATGAGCAAGCGGAATGGGTTGCTTATCAATTAGACAGAAATCAACTCACTTATGATGATAGAACGCGTCCTTATTTTATAGAAGACCCAAAAGTAAGTACGAAGTCTGCTGATTATAAAAATTATAAACGTTCTGGGTATGATCGCGGACATCTTTGCCCTGCGGGCGATCGTAGATTTTCTGAGTATGCATATAATGAGACATTTTATACGAGTAATATTAGTCCGCAGAACCGTGAATTTAATGCGGGAATATGGAACGAGTTAGAAAATACGGTGCGCTATTGGACTAAAAAGTACGATGGGGTATATGTAATTACGGCGGGTGTTTTGAATAATGGTTTGGATGCTATTGGAGATGAAGATGTATCAGTTCCTGATTATTTTTATAAAATAGTAGCTAGGAAAGACGGACAAGAAATTAAAGCAATCGCATTCTTATTTAAAAATAAAGAAAGTAGCAGCGCGTTAAAAAGTCATGTTGTTACTATTGATGAAATAGAACAAAAGACAGGAATAGATTTTTTTGAAAAATTACCTGATACCACCGAAGATAAATTTGAAAGTACTGTAGTTCTAAAAGACTGGAAATTTTAG
- a CDS encoding YdiU family protein: MKFELQDTFTKALPQDPILENSRRQVSGACFSLVAPKKTAQPELIHTSKEMASELGIPDEELKSTSFLEVFTGNKVGENSRPYAMCYGGHQFGNWAGQLGDGRAINLGEKVQNNKRWTLQLKGAGETPYSRTADGLAVLRSSIREYLCSEAMFHLGVPTTRALSIALTGDQVLRDVLYNGNPDYEKGAIVTRVAPSFLRFGNYEIFSSRQDYKTLTTLVDYTIKELFPEIENTNKEGYIQLFKTVAQRTLAMIIHWQRVGFVHGVMNTDNMSILGLTIDYGPYGWLEGYDDNWTPNTTDRQHKRYRYGNQPNIGLWNLYQLANALYPLIEEAEPFEEILEQYKKDYALKYLEMMKAKIGLYSNDENDAELLGTLEENLQLIETDMTLFFRNLNLISKNDSTEKALSKIEIAFYTIAEFKEDTLEKWKAWFNLYLKRLQQEHLNDAERVVKMNTTNPKYVLRNYMAQMAIDKADEKDYSLVDELYMLLKKPYDEQPEFEKWFVKRPEWARNKVGCSMLSCSS; encoded by the coding sequence ATGAAATTTGAACTTCAAGATACATTTACTAAGGCATTACCTCAAGATCCTATTTTAGAAAATTCTAGGCGCCAAGTTAGTGGCGCATGTTTTTCTTTAGTAGCTCCTAAGAAAACAGCTCAACCAGAATTGATACATACCTCTAAAGAAATGGCTTCCGAGTTAGGTATACCTGATGAAGAACTAAAGAGCACTTCTTTTCTAGAAGTATTCACAGGGAATAAGGTTGGCGAAAATTCTCGTCCGTATGCCATGTGTTACGGGGGTCATCAATTTGGGAACTGGGCCGGACAGTTAGGAGATGGCCGCGCTATCAACCTAGGAGAGAAAGTTCAGAATAATAAACGCTGGACACTACAATTAAAAGGTGCTGGAGAAACTCCGTATTCCCGTACGGCAGATGGTTTGGCCGTATTAAGGTCTTCTATTCGAGAATACCTATGCAGTGAAGCTATGTTTCATTTAGGTGTCCCGACTACGCGTGCACTTTCTATTGCTTTAACTGGAGATCAAGTTTTACGTGATGTGCTTTATAATGGCAATCCTGATTACGAAAAAGGAGCTATTGTCACTAGAGTAGCCCCTAGTTTTTTACGCTTTGGAAATTATGAGATATTTAGCTCCAGACAAGATTACAAAACACTTACAACTCTTGTTGACTACACTATAAAAGAATTATTTCCTGAGATAGAAAACACGAACAAAGAAGGCTATATCCAGTTATTCAAAACCGTAGCCCAACGTACGTTAGCAATGATCATTCATTGGCAACGTGTAGGTTTTGTTCATGGCGTAATGAATACAGATAACATGTCTATCTTAGGCTTAACCATTGATTACGGACCTTATGGTTGGCTAGAAGGATATGATGATAATTGGACTCCCAATACAACAGACCGACAACATAAACGCTACAGATATGGAAATCAGCCAAATATTGGCTTATGGAATTTATACCAGTTAGCAAATGCCTTGTATCCATTAATTGAAGAGGCCGAACCGTTTGAAGAAATCTTAGAGCAGTACAAAAAGGACTATGCCTTAAAGTATCTAGAAATGATGAAGGCGAAAATAGGTCTTTATAGCAATGATGAAAATGACGCTGAATTACTAGGTACTTTGGAAGAAAACTTACAACTCATTGAAACAGACATGACGCTATTTTTTAGAAACTTAAACTTAATCTCTAAAAACGATAGTACAGAAAAAGCATTATCTAAAATTGAAATTGCATTTTACACTATAGCGGAATTCAAAGAAGACACATTAGAAAAATGGAAAGCATGGTTTAATCTATACCTAAAGCGGTTACAGCAAGAACATCTAAACGATGCGGAACGCGTAGTTAAGATGAATACTACCAATCCAAAATATGTATTACGAAACTATATGGCACAGATGGCCATTGATAAAGCTGATGAAAAAGATTACAGCTTAGTTGATGAACTCTACATGCTATTAAAAAAGCCTTATGACGAACAACCCGAATTTGAAAAATGGTTTGTAAAAAGACCGGAATGGGCTCGTAATAAAGTAGGCTGCTCTATGTTATCCTGCAGTTCTTAA